In Paenibacillus sonchi, a single genomic region encodes these proteins:
- the rplC gene encoding 50S ribosomal protein L3 → MKGILGKKLGMTQVFTPEGNVIAVSVIEAGPCVVLQKKDLNIDGYEAVQLGFSDKKESRSNKPEQGHAKKANATPKRYVREIRGVDLGALEVGQELKADIFTEGEFVDVTGTTKGKGFQGVIKRWGQSRGPMAHGSRYHRRPGSMGSIQANRVPKGKRLPGHMGHTTVTVQRLEIIKVDVERNVLLVKGAIPGPKNSFVKVKETVKK, encoded by the coding sequence TTGAAAGGTATCTTAGGAAAAAAACTCGGTATGACTCAAGTGTTTACTCCAGAAGGTAATGTAATTGCCGTTTCGGTTATCGAAGCTGGACCTTGTGTGGTACTGCAAAAGAAAGACCTGAATATCGACGGATATGAAGCAGTGCAGTTGGGCTTTTCCGACAAAAAGGAAAGTCGCTCCAACAAGCCTGAACAGGGTCACGCCAAAAAGGCAAATGCAACACCTAAGCGCTACGTTCGTGAAATTCGCGGTGTTGACCTCGGGGCTCTCGAGGTTGGACAAGAACTGAAGGCTGATATCTTCACTGAAGGCGAATTTGTTGACGTAACTGGCACTACTAAAGGTAAAGGTTTCCAAGGTGTTATCAAACGTTGGGGCCAAAGCCGCGGACCGATGGCTCACGGATCGCGCTATCACAGAAGACCGGGTTCCATGGGTTCCATTCAAGCTAACCGTGTTCCTAAGGGCAAACGCCTGCCAGGACATATGGGTCATACGACTGTAACGGTTCAAAGACTTGAAATCATCAAGGTAGACGTTGAACGTAACGTGTTGCTGGTTAAAGGTGCAATTCCGGGTCCTAAAAACAGCTTCGTGAAAGTTAAAGAAACCGTAAAGAA
- the rpsJ gene encoding 30S ribosomal protein S10, whose amino-acid sequence MAKQKIRIRLKAYDHRILDQSAEKIVETAKRSGAGVSGPIPLPTEKQVITILRAVHKYKDSREQFEMRTHKRLIDIVNPTPQTVDALMRLDLPSGVDIEIKL is encoded by the coding sequence ATGGCAAAGCAAAAAATTCGTATCCGCTTGAAAGCATACGACCACAGAATTCTTGATCAATCCGCAGAGAAAATCGTTGAAACAGCAAAACGTTCGGGTGCTGGTGTATCCGGGCCGATTCCGTTGCCAACTGAGAAACAAGTGATTACTATTCTCCGTGCGGTACACAAGTACAAGGATTCCCGTGAGCAGTTTGAAATGCGTACTCACAAACGTCTGATCGACATTGTGAATCCGACACCACAAACTGTGGATGCCTTGATGCGCTTGGATCTACCGTCCGGTGTAGATATCGAAATCAAATTGTAA
- a CDS encoding protoglobin domain-containing protein: MGELGMEKKPFSFKHGFSSRNADKEDLAAPSTVSNDGSSLPRSSFYTLEGHDELNEQMQMIYLSVEDLKLLQQMKPIVEKDIDYITDQFYQTVLGVDKLQTIILEHSSIERLKKTLREHIIEMFEGTINEEYIAKRLTIAKIHKRVGLEPKWYLSAFQNLQNVFITVIYNETGKDNERLKVVQTVTKLLNLEQQLVLEAYEKENIREKEEQYLLVKNELKQKIAEFSGELIDLSIDTNAAVEQLVASSNEVNDTFRRTAASALESQGMATEGHGHLDSLTGQINLIYESTHAMERSVNELSSSSKQIQKIVAAVQDIADQTKILSLNATIEAARAGEHGKGFSVVEGEVSRLAEDTKNTVVRIGELTEQSGSLTRQVVEEIRKVQELTQSGRLQSIETSQLFSDIVKSMQVSTQEIVTVEEEIKVLIQTIEGIGSSTAQTAASAEYFKKATDNL; the protein is encoded by the coding sequence ATGGGGGAGCTGGGTATGGAAAAAAAGCCGTTTTCTTTTAAACATGGATTTTCGTCACGCAATGCTGATAAGGAAGACCTCGCTGCCCCCTCAACTGTTAGTAATGACGGTTCCTCTCTACCGCGAAGTTCTTTTTATACCCTTGAAGGCCATGATGAGTTGAATGAGCAAATGCAAATGATATATTTATCTGTAGAAGATCTGAAGCTGCTGCAGCAAATGAAGCCAATCGTCGAGAAAGATATCGACTACATTACTGACCAGTTTTATCAGACGGTGCTGGGTGTGGATAAGCTGCAGACGATCATTCTGGAACATAGCAGTATAGAGCGGCTCAAAAAAACCTTGCGTGAGCATATTATCGAAATGTTTGAAGGTACTATTAATGAAGAATATATCGCCAAACGTCTGACTATTGCCAAAATACATAAGCGTGTTGGACTTGAGCCCAAATGGTATCTTTCCGCTTTTCAGAATTTGCAAAATGTATTTATCACTGTCATCTACAATGAGACCGGTAAGGATAATGAACGGCTCAAAGTTGTTCAGACGGTAACCAAGCTGCTAAATCTGGAGCAACAGCTGGTTCTGGAAGCTTATGAGAAAGAAAATATCAGGGAGAAGGAAGAGCAGTATCTTCTAGTGAAAAATGAACTAAAGCAAAAAATTGCTGAATTCAGCGGCGAGCTAATAGATCTGAGCATTGATACCAATGCTGCTGTAGAACAATTGGTTGCGAGCAGCAATGAAGTGAACGATACTTTCCGCCGTACGGCTGCATCTGCTTTGGAATCGCAAGGAATGGCCACAGAAGGTCATGGACATCTGGATAGTCTTACAGGACAGATTAACCTGATCTATGAGAGCACGCATGCTATGGAGCGCTCAGTGAATGAGCTAAGCAGCTCATCCAAGCAGATTCAAAAGATTGTGGCTGCAGTCCAGGATATAGCTGATCAGACTAAAATATTGTCGCTTAACGCCACCATCGAAGCAGCGCGGGCAGGTGAGCATGGCAAAGGCTTCAGTGTGGTTGAAGGGGAGGTAAGCCGCCTGGCGGAGGATACGAAGAATACAGTTGTGCGAATTGGAGAGCTGACCGAGCAATCGGGCAGTCTTACGAGGCAGGTCGTTGAGGAAATCCGGAAAGTGCAGGAGCTGACCCAAAGCGGAAGGCTTCAATCCATAGAGACCAGTCAGCTTTTCAGCGACATTGTGAAATCCATGCAGGTTAGCACACAGGAGATAGTGACCGTAGAAGAAGAGATTAAAGTGTTGATTCAGACCATCGAGGGGATTGGATCAAGTACAGCACAAACAGCGGCATCTGCGGAGTATTTTAAGAAAGCTACAGACAATCTTTAA
- a CDS encoding Crp/Fnr family transcriptional regulator, giving the protein MMNCNACESLSCVRGVPVFESLSDKELEMIEAIIESHHYNRGQQVFREGEESDSLFVVKNGLIKLTQSNEEGKQHVVRYLFPGDYFGQFALLHHKRNNFTAEIVESGRVCRLRRKDFLPLLEQNASLAFSFLMSMSEQLQQAEETAGVMHMFEVETRLARLLVKLTYSNKTEAFPPTRNQVIELPSAKKEIAAMIGTTAETLSRKLHKLEAGNIIAVRKRSVEIIDMEALCRIGGC; this is encoded by the coding sequence ATGATGAATTGCAATGCTTGTGAGTCATTATCTTGTGTCCGGGGGGTACCGGTGTTTGAGAGTCTTTCGGACAAAGAACTGGAGATGATCGAAGCTATCATTGAATCCCATCATTATAATAGAGGCCAGCAGGTATTCAGAGAGGGTGAAGAGTCGGATTCATTGTTTGTGGTGAAAAACGGACTCATTAAATTGACCCAAAGTAATGAAGAGGGAAAGCAGCATGTGGTGAGATATCTTTTTCCGGGAGATTATTTCGGGCAGTTCGCGCTGCTGCACCATAAACGGAATAACTTTACTGCGGAGATTGTAGAAAGTGGAAGGGTATGCCGGTTGCGGCGTAAAGATTTTCTGCCTCTTTTAGAGCAAAATGCTTCCTTGGCGTTCAGCTTTTTGATGTCCATGAGCGAGCAGCTGCAGCAGGCAGAAGAGACAGCAGGCGTCATGCATATGTTTGAGGTGGAAACGCGGCTTGCAAGGCTGCTGGTAAAATTGACATATAGCAACAAAACAGAGGCGTTCCCTCCAACCCGTAACCAAGTGATTGAACTTCCTTCAGCGAAAAAGGAAATCGCAGCCATGATTGGAACAACCGCTGAAACTTTAAGCCGCAAGCTGCACAAATTAGAAGCCGGAAATATTATCGCTGTACGCAAAAGAAGTGTGGAAATTATCGATATGGAAGCCCTTTGCCGAATAGGAGGGTGCTGA
- a CDS encoding V4R domain-containing protein: MLQYTFEDMKKMDRSHLGDMVPLELFRTIRLIGLNQGLPLGGKGTTLTIGRKIGESLPAATVEELLMLFESLKIGIPRIIHSDEYKINIAVEDCFCKGLPSLEEEKMICDLEGAILEGSLTKILGRRVAVKEIKCNATGHEHCEYEVKL, encoded by the coding sequence ATGCTGCAATATACCTTTGAAGATATGAAAAAGATGGACCGTTCACACCTGGGAGATATGGTTCCCCTTGAACTATTCCGGACTATCCGTCTAATTGGTTTAAATCAAGGACTGCCGCTCGGCGGTAAAGGGACCACACTTACGATAGGAAGGAAAATTGGGGAAAGTCTGCCAGCCGCCACAGTTGAAGAGCTGCTTATGCTGTTTGAGTCCCTTAAGATTGGAATTCCCCGTATAATTCACTCAGATGAGTACAAAATTAACATTGCTGTGGAGGATTGCTTCTGTAAAGGCCTTCCTTCACTAGAGGAGGAGAAAATGATTTGTGATTTGGAAGGAGCCATTCTCGAAGGATCTCTCACTAAAATATTAGGACGAAGAGTTGCCGTAAAAGAGATTAAATGTAATGCTACCGGCCATGAACATTGTGAATATGAGGTTAAGCTGTAA
- a CDS encoding cupin domain-containing protein: MEKKTVAEAIQYHEEHFTKRVLFQKGNSLVFVLNFMPGQQLPVHKHPGAEVYLLALKGKGSIQVNEVDYAFVEGDILHIAGDESFAYTNTSDQPASLHVVLSKIPAPMYAKEI, encoded by the coding sequence ATGGAGAAAAAAACAGTAGCGGAAGCAATTCAGTATCATGAGGAACATTTTACGAAGAGAGTACTTTTTCAAAAAGGGAACAGCTTGGTATTTGTGCTTAACTTTATGCCCGGTCAGCAGCTGCCTGTCCACAAGCACCCTGGAGCCGAGGTATACCTCTTAGCCTTAAAAGGAAAAGGAAGCATCCAAGTGAACGAAGTGGATTATGCTTTTGTGGAAGGAGATATTCTCCATATTGCCGGTGATGAATCCTTTGCCTATACTAACACCAGTGATCAACCCGCAAGTTTGCATGTTGTCTTAAGTAAGATTCCTGCGCCCATGTACGCCAAGGAAATCTAA
- the tuf gene encoding elongation factor Tu: MAKAKFERNKPHVNIGTIGHVDHGKTTLTAAITTVLSKKYGGAAVAFDQIDKAPEERERGITISTAHVEYETPNRHYAHVDCPGHADYVKNMITGAAQMDGAILVVSAADGPMPQTREHILLSRQVGVPYIVVFLNKCDMVEDEELLELVEMEVRDLLNEYEFPGDDTPIIRGSAREALQNPDGDYAQKIVEMFETIDTYIPLPERDTDKPFLMPVEDVFSITGRGTVATGRVERGTVKVGEEVEIVGIHEDKKKSVVTGVEMFRKLLDSAQAGDNIGALLRGVDRNMIERGQVLAKPNSVNPHTEFTAQIYVLTKEEGGRHKPFFTGYRPQFYFRTTDVTGIINLPEGTEMVMPGDNITVTVQLISPIAIEEGTKFSIREGGRTVGAGTVASIQK; encoded by the coding sequence ATGGCAAAGGCAAAGTTTGAACGTAACAAACCGCACGTTAACATCGGTACTATCGGTCACGTCGACCATGGTAAAACAACTCTGACTGCTGCAATTACTACTGTATTGTCCAAAAAATACGGTGGCGCTGCTGTAGCATTCGACCAGATCGACAAAGCTCCAGAAGAACGCGAACGTGGTATCACAATCTCCACAGCTCACGTTGAATATGAAACTCCTAACCGTCACTACGCACACGTAGACTGCCCTGGACACGCCGACTATGTTAAAAACATGATCACCGGCGCAGCGCAGATGGACGGAGCAATCCTGGTTGTATCCGCAGCTGACGGCCCTATGCCACAGACTCGCGAACACATCCTGTTGTCCCGCCAGGTAGGCGTTCCTTACATCGTCGTATTCCTGAACAAATGCGACATGGTTGAAGACGAAGAGCTTCTGGAACTGGTTGAAATGGAAGTACGCGATCTGCTGAACGAATACGAATTCCCAGGTGATGATACTCCAATCATCCGTGGATCCGCTCGTGAAGCTCTGCAGAACCCTGATGGCGACTATGCACAGAAGATCGTTGAAATGTTCGAAACGATCGACACGTACATTCCGCTTCCAGAACGCGATACTGACAAGCCTTTCTTGATGCCTGTCGAAGACGTATTCTCCATCACTGGCCGCGGTACTGTGGCAACTGGTCGCGTAGAACGCGGAACAGTTAAAGTCGGAGAAGAAGTTGAAATCGTGGGTATCCACGAAGACAAGAAAAAATCCGTTGTTACGGGCGTTGAAATGTTCCGTAAATTGCTGGATTCCGCTCAAGCTGGTGACAACATCGGAGCCCTGCTGCGTGGTGTTGACCGCAACATGATCGAACGCGGACAAGTATTGGCTAAGCCAAACTCCGTTAACCCACACACTGAGTTCACTGCTCAGATCTACGTTCTGACTAAAGAAGAAGGCGGACGTCACAAACCATTCTTCACTGGTTACCGTCCACAGTTCTACTTCCGTACAACTGACGTAACTGGCATCATCAACCTGCCAGAAGGTACTGAAATGGTTATGCCTGGTGACAACATCACTGTAACCGTACAACTGATCTCCCCTATCGCTATTGAAGAAGGTACTAAATTCTCCATTCGCGAAGGCGGACGTACAGTTGGCGCCGGTACTGTTGCTTCCATCCAAAAATAA
- the fusA gene encoding elongation factor G translates to MAREFSLKNTRNIGIMAHIDAGKTTTTERILFYTGRTHKIGEVHEGAATMDWMEQEQERGITITSAATTASWKGHRINIIDTPGHVDFTVEVERSLRVLDGAVGVFSAKEGVEPQSETVWRQADRYGVPRIAYVNKMDIIGADFLNVVESMRDRLQANAVAIQLPIGAENDFVGIIDLVEQKAHIFKDDLGQNIEVTDIPADYLEQVEERRLELIEKVAELDEDLTMKYLEGEEITVDEIKAALRKGVCEVKIFPVIVGSSYRNKGVQLMMDAVVDYLPSPLDVPAIQGHLDDGTEAVRHSSDEEPFSALAFKIMTDPYVGKLTFFRVYSGILESGSYVVNATKNKRERIGRILQMHANSRQEISIVYAGDIAAAVGLKDTSTGDTLCDEKHPVILESMNFPDPVIEIAVEPKTKADQDKLGVALGKLTEEDPTLRAHTDEETGQTILAGMGELHLDIIIDRMRREFKVETNVGKPQVAYRETFKAPARVEGKFVRQSGGRGQYGHVWVEFEPLEPGTGSQFESKVVGGSVPREYIAPALAGIEEQMKNGVLAGFPLVDVKATIVDGSYHDVDSNEMAFKIAGSMALKAAKDKCKPVLLEPIMKVEVTVPEEYMGDVMGMLNSRRGRIEGMDSRGGAQIIRAKVPLSEMFGYSTTLRSGTQGRGVFSMELSHYEEVPKTIAEEIVSKNKGAE, encoded by the coding sequence ATGGCAAGAGAGTTCTCCTTGAAAAATACACGTAATATCGGGATCATGGCACATATTGATGCTGGTAAGACTACTACCACTGAGCGGATTCTATTCTACACAGGCCGTACGCACAAAATCGGTGAAGTTCACGAGGGTGCTGCTACAATGGACTGGATGGAACAAGAACAAGAGCGCGGAATCACCATTACTTCTGCTGCTACAACTGCTTCGTGGAAAGGTCACCGCATCAATATCATTGATACTCCGGGACACGTTGACTTCACTGTTGAAGTTGAACGTTCCCTTCGTGTATTGGATGGGGCAGTAGGCGTTTTCAGTGCGAAAGAGGGCGTTGAGCCTCAGTCTGAAACTGTATGGAGACAGGCTGACCGGTATGGTGTTCCCCGTATCGCATATGTCAACAAAATGGATATCATCGGCGCGGACTTCCTTAACGTTGTAGAAAGCATGCGTGATCGCTTGCAAGCCAATGCAGTTGCCATTCAACTGCCAATTGGCGCCGAAAACGACTTCGTTGGTATTATTGACCTGGTTGAGCAGAAAGCTCACATCTTCAAAGATGACCTGGGCCAAAACATCGAAGTAACGGACATTCCGGCTGATTATCTGGAACAAGTTGAGGAGCGCCGTCTCGAGCTGATCGAGAAGGTTGCAGAACTCGACGAAGATCTGACTATGAAGTACCTGGAAGGCGAAGAAATTACAGTTGATGAAATCAAGGCTGCGCTGCGCAAAGGCGTATGTGAAGTTAAGATCTTCCCTGTAATTGTCGGATCCTCCTACCGCAACAAAGGTGTTCAGCTGATGATGGATGCTGTTGTTGATTACTTGCCATCGCCTCTGGATGTACCTGCTATTCAAGGTCATCTGGATGACGGTACTGAAGCGGTTCGCCACTCTTCGGATGAAGAACCATTCTCAGCACTGGCATTTAAAATCATGACTGACCCTTATGTCGGTAAACTTACGTTCTTCCGTGTATACTCCGGTATTCTGGAATCCGGTTCTTACGTAGTTAACGCTACCAAGAACAAACGTGAGCGCATCGGCCGTATCCTGCAGATGCATGCGAACAGCCGCCAAGAAATCTCCATCGTATATGCTGGTGATATCGCGGCAGCCGTTGGTCTGAAGGACACAAGCACTGGTGATACACTTTGCGACGAGAAACATCCGGTTATCCTGGAATCCATGAACTTCCCTGATCCGGTTATCGAAATCGCAGTTGAGCCAAAAACCAAAGCTGACCAAGATAAATTGGGCGTTGCTCTAGGTAAGCTGACTGAAGAGGATCCAACTCTTCGTGCGCATACTGATGAAGAAACTGGCCAAACCATCCTGGCAGGTATGGGTGAGCTTCACCTTGACATTATCATCGACCGCATGCGCCGCGAATTCAAGGTAGAAACCAACGTGGGTAAACCACAGGTTGCTTACCGTGAAACATTCAAAGCACCAGCGCGCGTCGAAGGTAAATTCGTTCGCCAATCCGGCGGTCGCGGTCAGTACGGTCACGTGTGGGTTGAATTCGAACCTCTCGAGCCAGGTACTGGCAGCCAATTCGAAAGTAAAGTTGTCGGTGGTTCCGTTCCTAGAGAATACATCGCTCCTGCACTTGCCGGTATTGAAGAGCAAATGAAAAACGGCGTTCTTGCAGGCTTCCCGCTTGTAGACGTTAAGGCTACCATCGTAGATGGATCCTACCATGATGTTGACTCCAACGAAATGGCGTTCAAAATCGCCGGCTCGATGGCACTCAAAGCAGCCAAAGACAAGTGTAAGCCTGTCCTGCTTGAGCCAATCATGAAAGTGGAAGTAACTGTTCCTGAGGAATACATGGGCGATGTAATGGGTATGCTGAACTCCCGTCGCGGCAGAATCGAAGGTATGGATTCCCGTGGTGGAGCGCAGATTATCCGTGCGAAGGTGCCTCTTTCCGAAATGTTCGGTTATTCCACAACACTCCGTTCCGGTACTCAAGGACGTGGCGTATTCTCGATGGAACTTTCTCACTACGAAGAAGTGCCTAAGACTATCGCTGAAGAAATCGTCTCCAAGAACAAAGGCGCAGAGTAA
- the rpsG gene encoding 30S ribosomal protein S7, which yields MPRKGPVTKRDVLPDPLYNSKLVTRLINRIMLGGKRGVAQSILYNSFKLIQERTGKEPMEVFEAAIKNIMPVLEVKARRVGGANYQVPIEVKPERRTALGLRWLVNYSRNRGEKTMEERLAAEIIDASNNTGASVKKREDTHKMAEANKAFAHYRW from the coding sequence ATGCCACGCAAAGGTCCAGTTACTAAGAGAGATGTATTGCCAGATCCATTGTATAATAGCAAGTTGGTTACCCGTTTGATCAACCGTATTATGCTGGGTGGTAAAAGAGGTGTCGCTCAAAGCATTCTGTACAATTCGTTTAAATTGATCCAAGAACGTACTGGCAAAGAGCCGATGGAAGTTTTCGAAGCTGCCATCAAGAACATCATGCCGGTATTGGAAGTTAAAGCTCGTCGTGTCGGCGGTGCTAACTACCAGGTGCCTATCGAAGTTAAACCTGAGAGACGTACTGCTCTGGGATTACGTTGGCTCGTGAACTACTCACGCAACCGCGGCGAGAAGACTATGGAAGAGCGTTTGGCGGCTGAGATCATCGATGCTTCCAACAACACAGGCGCTTCCGTTAAGAAACGCGAAGACACGCACAAAATGGCTGAAGCGAACAAAGCGTTTGCTCACTACCGCTGGTAG
- the rpsL gene encoding 30S ribosomal protein S12, which translates to MPTINQLVRKGRQAKIEKSKSPALQKGFNALKREATNLSAPQKRGVCTRVGTMTPRKPNSALRKYARVRLTNRLEVTAYIPGIGHNLQEHSVVLLRGGKVKDLAGVRYHIVRGALDTAGVANRMQARSKYGAKRPKAKK; encoded by the coding sequence ATGCCAACTATTAATCAATTGGTTCGTAAAGGCCGTCAAGCCAAAATCGAAAAGTCCAAATCTCCCGCTCTGCAAAAAGGGTTCAACGCCCTGAAGCGTGAGGCTACAAACTTGAGCGCTCCGCAGAAACGCGGTGTATGCACTCGTGTAGGCACAATGACACCACGTAAACCAAACTCCGCACTTCGTAAGTATGCCCGTGTTCGTCTGACGAACCGTCTTGAGGTGACTGCTTACATTCCGGGGATCGGACATAACCTTCAAGAGCACAGCGTAGTATTGCTGCGCGGAGGTAAAGTTAAGGACCTTGCGGGAGTTCGTTACCACATCGTACGTGGCGCTCTGGATACAGCAGGTGTAGCTAACCGGATGCAGGCTCGCTCCAAATACGGTGCGAAACGTCCTAAAGCTAAGAAATAA
- a CDS encoding ribosomal L7Ae/L30e/S12e/Gadd45 family protein, whose amino-acid sequence MTDDMGLQDAQVKIGTKQTVKAVELGQAAEVYVAEDGDQRLTSRIVMLCNKQGVKITYVDTMLNLGKACGIEVGAAMAAVLKQ is encoded by the coding sequence ATGACTGATGATATGGGATTGCAGGATGCTCAGGTCAAGATCGGTACCAAACAAACCGTCAAGGCGGTAGAATTGGGCCAAGCTGCAGAAGTCTATGTGGCGGAGGACGGAGATCAACGGCTTACTTCCAGAATTGTTATGCTTTGCAACAAACAGGGCGTGAAGATCACTTATGTGGACACCATGCTGAACTTGGGCAAAGCCTGCGGTATAGAAGTTGGTGCTGCTATGGCAGCCGTCTTAAAACAATAG